Proteins encoded by one window of Burkholderia plantarii:
- a CDS encoding FAD-dependent monooxygenase encodes MLAVPLDLAPVLVVGAGPTGLAAALSLARAQVPVRIIDAAPRPGRFSRAIGIQARTLELFEQHRIVEPFLALGHRARLAHLHSGGRRIAALDFDPLQTRYPYLLMLDQTETERILTEQLAGLGVMIERGVTLTRCRQEGDMTRVSLRHGDGREEAVEPPYLIAADGAHSTVRHQLGAGFAGHAFEQTFLLADFSAAPDWPDDEIHLFATHDGLAGMLPLGGGRYRLVADRPPGSGDSGNGLGGEPDAGGRAGHAGDAGTAAAAAPSLETCREIVRTRIDAELTIDELVWSSYFHLNSRMVEQLRLGRVLFAGDAAHVHSPAGAQGMNTGIQEAFNLGWKLARVLKAGAPERLLDSYHAERHPIERDVLRQTSFITQVVEADRGPLKLLREHLVPVLASLGPVRDALRRSVSELAVQYRKSPLTLERVLDGGPRAGERAPDALLRVHDGPLGQAPGIARLFDLHDPAHFTLLTIEAPEQAAEGDPDDRELAAALDRLMPGAIRHWRVTEADLPGAPPLGDVYGHTLPSVYLLRPDGYIAARGRPASDANALLRHCEMWFAAANRHA; translated from the coding sequence ATGCTTGCTGTTCCTCTCGATCTCGCGCCGGTGCTGGTGGTCGGCGCCGGGCCGACCGGCCTCGCCGCCGCGCTGTCGCTCGCGCGTGCGCAGGTCCCCGTGCGCATCATCGACGCCGCGCCGCGGCCCGGCCGCTTTTCACGCGCGATCGGCATCCAGGCGCGCACGCTCGAACTGTTCGAGCAGCACCGGATCGTCGAGCCGTTTCTCGCGCTCGGCCATCGTGCGCGTCTCGCGCATCTGCATTCGGGTGGCCGGCGCATCGCCGCGCTCGATTTCGACCCGCTGCAGACGCGCTATCCGTATCTGCTGATGCTCGACCAGACCGAGACCGAGCGGATCCTCACCGAGCAGCTGGCCGGGCTCGGCGTCATGATCGAACGCGGCGTCACGCTCACGCGCTGCCGCCAGGAGGGCGACATGACGCGCGTCTCGCTGCGGCACGGCGACGGGCGCGAGGAAGCGGTCGAGCCGCCCTACCTGATCGCCGCCGACGGCGCGCACAGCACGGTGCGCCATCAGCTCGGCGCCGGTTTTGCCGGGCATGCGTTCGAGCAGACCTTCCTGCTCGCCGATTTCTCCGCCGCGCCGGACTGGCCCGACGACGAGATCCACCTGTTCGCCACGCACGACGGGCTCGCGGGAATGCTGCCGCTAGGCGGCGGCCGCTATCGGCTCGTGGCGGACCGGCCGCCGGGCAGCGGCGACAGCGGCAACGGTCTCGGCGGCGAACCCGATGCGGGCGGGCGCGCGGGCCATGCCGGCGATGCCGGTACGGCTGCGGCCGCTGCGCCTTCGCTCGAGACTTGCCGCGAGATCGTTCGCACGCGCATCGACGCCGAACTGACGATCGACGAGCTCGTCTGGTCCTCGTATTTCCACCTGAACAGCCGCATGGTCGAGCAGCTGCGCCTCGGCCGCGTGCTGTTCGCGGGCGACGCGGCTCACGTCCACAGCCCGGCCGGCGCGCAGGGAATGAACACGGGCATCCAGGAGGCGTTCAATCTCGGCTGGAAGCTCGCGCGCGTGCTGAAGGCCGGTGCGCCCGAGCGGCTGCTCGACAGCTATCACGCCGAGCGCCACCCGATCGAGCGCGACGTACTGCGCCAGACGAGCTTCATCACGCAAGTCGTCGAGGCCGATCGCGGCCCGCTGAAGCTGCTGCGCGAGCATCTGGTGCCGGTGCTCGCGTCGCTCGGGCCGGTGCGCGACGCGCTGCGCCGCTCGGTCAGCGAACTCGCGGTGCAGTATCGGAAGAGCCCGTTGACGCTCGAACGCGTGCTCGACGGCGGTCCGCGCGCCGGCGAGCGCGCGCCCGACGCGCTGCTGCGCGTCCATGACGGGCCGCTCGGGCAGGCCCCGGGCATCGCGCGCCTGTTCGACCTGCATGACCCGGCGCACTTCACGCTGCTGACGATCGAGGCGCCCGAGCAGGCGGCCGAAGGCGACCCGGACGACCGTGAACTGGCGGCCGCGCTCGATCGCCTGATGCCGGGCGCGATTCGTCACTGGCGCGTGACCGAGGCCGACTTGCCGGGCGCGCCGCCGCTCGGCGACGTCTACGGCCATACGCTGCCGAGCGTCTATCTGTTGCGCCCGGATGGCTATATCGCCGCGCGCGGGCGGCCCGCGTCCGATGCGAACGCGCTGCTGCGACATTGCGAGATGTGGTTCGCGGCGGCGAACCGGCACGCCTGA
- a CDS encoding formate dehydrogenase subunit delta encodes MKVDHLITMANQIGTFFGSMPDHDEAVNGIADHIRRFWEPRMRRTLLAALDDAGGDEAARALLPVVREALLTHRTALEPMVSPAA; translated from the coding sequence ATGAAAGTCGATCACCTGATCACGATGGCGAACCAGATCGGCACGTTCTTCGGATCGATGCCGGACCACGACGAAGCAGTGAACGGCATCGCCGATCACATCCGGCGCTTCTGGGAACCGCGCATGCGCCGCACGCTGCTCGCGGCGCTCGACGACGCGGGCGGCGACGAGGCCGCCCGCGCCTTGCTGCCGGTCGTGCGCGAGGCGCTGCTCACGCATCGCACGGCGCTCGAGCCGATGGTGTCGCCGGCGGCTTGA
- the fdhF gene encoding formate dehydrogenase subunit alpha, translating into MSTQAFDSSAPAGGCGSGNCACKSAAQARRDPFDDTDYGTPFRHSDTDVTLEIDGQAVTVPAGTSVMRASIEAGVNVPKLCATDSLEPFGSCRLCLVEIEGRRGTPASCTTPVEAGMKVRTQSDRLQKLRRNVMELYISDHPLDCLTCPANGDCELQDMAGVVGLREVRYGFGGDNHLQAQKDESNPYFSYDPSKCIVCNRCVRACEETQGTFALTIAGRGFESRVAAGESGTFMESECVSCGACVAACPTATLQEKSVTFLGQAEHSVVTTCAYCGVGCSFKAEMKGSQVVRMTPHKNGLANEGHACVKGRFAWGYATHKDRITKPMIREKITDPWREVSWDEAIGYAASRFRQLQQQYGRDSIGGITSSRCTNEETYLVQKLVRAAFGNNNVDTCARVCHSPTGYGLKTTLGESAGTQTFASISKADVIVVIGANPTDGHPVFGSRLKRRVREGAKLVVIDPRRIDIVDGAHVKASHHLQLRPGTNVAMINSLAHVIVTEGLLDEAYIAERCESRAFEQWREFAAREENSPETNEAITGVPAEQVRLAARLYATGGNAAIYYGLGVTEHAQGSTMVMGIANLAMATGNVGREGVGVNPLRGQNNVQGSCDMGSFPHELPGYRHIGDSTVRAQFEAAWSATLQPEPGLRIPNMFDAALDGSFKGLYCQGEDIVQSDPNTQHVAAALSSMECIVVQDIFLNETAKYAHVLLPGSTFLEKDGTFTNAERRISRVRRVMPPLAGYADWEVTLLLARALGYEMHYTHPSEIMDEIASLTPTFSGVSYAKLDQLGSIQWPCNDDAPEGTPTMHIDSFVRGKGRFVITQFVASPEKVNARYPLILTTGRILSQYNVGAQTRRTENVHWHDEDRLEIHPHDAEERGIDTGDWVGIESRAGQTVLRALVSDRMQPGVVYTTFHFPESGANVITTDSSDWATNCPEYKVTAVQVLPVTQPSEWQRQYSRFNAEQIDLLRQRDATAVPVGSGK; encoded by the coding sequence ATGTCCACCCAAGCATTCGACAGCAGCGCCCCCGCCGGCGGCTGCGGCTCCGGCAACTGCGCCTGCAAGAGCGCCGCGCAGGCACGCCGCGATCCGTTCGACGACACCGACTACGGCACGCCGTTCCGCCATTCGGATACCGACGTCACGCTCGAGATCGACGGCCAGGCCGTGACGGTGCCGGCCGGCACCTCGGTGATGCGCGCCTCGATCGAGGCCGGCGTGAACGTGCCGAAGCTCTGCGCGACCGACTCGCTCGAACCGTTCGGCTCGTGCCGGCTCTGCCTCGTCGAGATCGAGGGGCGGCGCGGCACGCCGGCTTCCTGCACCACGCCCGTCGAGGCGGGCATGAAGGTGCGCACCCAGAGCGACCGGCTGCAGAAGCTGCGCCGCAACGTGATGGAGCTCTACATCTCCGATCACCCGCTAGACTGCCTGACCTGCCCCGCCAACGGCGACTGCGAGCTGCAGGACATGGCCGGCGTGGTCGGGCTGCGCGAGGTGCGCTACGGCTTCGGCGGCGACAACCACCTGCAGGCGCAGAAGGACGAGTCGAACCCGTACTTCAGCTACGACCCGTCGAAGTGCATCGTCTGCAACCGCTGCGTGCGTGCCTGCGAGGAAACCCAGGGCACCTTCGCGCTGACGATCGCGGGGCGCGGCTTCGAATCGCGCGTCGCGGCCGGCGAGAGCGGCACGTTCATGGAATCGGAATGCGTGTCGTGCGGCGCCTGCGTGGCCGCCTGCCCGACCGCGACGCTGCAGGAGAAGAGCGTCACGTTCCTCGGCCAGGCCGAGCACTCGGTCGTGACCACCTGCGCCTATTGCGGCGTGGGCTGCTCGTTCAAGGCCGAGATGAAGGGCTCGCAGGTGGTGCGCATGACGCCGCACAAGAACGGCCTCGCCAACGAGGGGCACGCCTGCGTGAAGGGCCGCTTCGCCTGGGGCTACGCCACCCACAAGGACCGCATCACCAAGCCGATGATCCGCGAGAAGATCACCGACCCGTGGCGCGAGGTGAGCTGGGACGAGGCGATCGGCTACGCCGCCTCGCGCTTCCGCCAGCTGCAGCAGCAATACGGCCGCGACTCGATCGGCGGCATCACCTCGTCGCGCTGCACCAACGAGGAAACCTACCTCGTGCAGAAGCTGGTGCGTGCCGCGTTCGGCAACAACAACGTCGACACCTGCGCGCGCGTGTGCCACTCGCCGACCGGTTATGGCCTCAAGACGACGCTCGGCGAATCGGCCGGCACGCAGACCTTCGCCTCGATCTCGAAGGCCGACGTGATCGTCGTGATCGGCGCGAACCCGACCGACGGCCACCCGGTATTCGGCTCGCGCCTGAAGCGGCGTGTACGCGAAGGCGCGAAGCTGGTGGTGATCGACCCGCGCCGCATCGACATCGTCGACGGCGCGCACGTGAAGGCTTCGCATCACCTGCAGCTGCGGCCGGGCACCAACGTCGCGATGATCAACTCGCTCGCGCACGTGATCGTCACCGAGGGACTGCTCGACGAGGCCTACATCGCCGAGCGCTGCGAGTCGCGCGCATTCGAGCAATGGCGCGAGTTCGCCGCACGCGAGGAAAACTCGCCGGAAACCAACGAGGCGATCACCGGCGTGCCGGCCGAGCAGGTGCGCCTGGCCGCGCGGCTCTATGCGACGGGCGGCAACGCGGCGATCTACTACGGGCTCGGCGTGACCGAGCACGCGCAGGGCTCGACCATGGTGATGGGCATCGCGAACCTCGCGATGGCCACCGGCAACGTCGGCCGCGAGGGCGTGGGCGTCAACCCGCTGCGCGGCCAGAACAACGTGCAGGGTTCGTGCGACATGGGCTCGTTCCCGCACGAGCTGCCCGGCTACCGCCACATCGGCGATTCGACGGTGCGCGCGCAGTTCGAGGCGGCCTGGTCGGCGACGCTGCAGCCCGAGCCGGGCCTGCGGATTCCGAACATGTTCGACGCGGCGCTCGACGGCAGCTTCAAGGGCCTCTACTGCCAGGGCGAGGACATCGTGCAGTCGGACCCGAACACGCAGCACGTGGCGGCCGCGCTGTCGTCGATGGAATGCATCGTGGTGCAGGACATCTTCCTCAACGAAACCGCGAAATACGCGCACGTACTGTTGCCGGGCTCGACCTTCCTCGAGAAGGACGGCACGTTCACCAACGCGGAGCGCCGCATCTCGCGCGTGCGCCGCGTGATGCCGCCACTGGCCGGCTACGCGGACTGGGAGGTGACGCTGCTGCTGGCCCGCGCGCTCGGCTACGAGATGCACTACACGCATCCGTCCGAGATCATGGACGAGATCGCCTCGCTCACGCCGACCTTCTCGGGCGTCTCGTATGCGAAGCTCGACCAGCTCGGCAGCATCCAGTGGCCGTGCAACGACGACGCGCCGGAAGGCACGCCGACCATGCACATCGACAGCTTCGTGCGCGGCAAGGGCCGCTTCGTGATCACGCAGTTCGTGGCGTCGCCGGAGAAGGTCAACGCGCGCTATCCGCTGATCCTGACCACCGGGCGGATCCTCTCGCAATACAACGTCGGCGCGCAGACGCGGCGCACCGAGAACGTCCACTGGCACGACGAGGACCGCCTCGAGATCCATCCGCACGACGCCGAGGAGCGCGGCATCGACACCGGCGACTGGGTCGGCATCGAGTCGCGCGCGGGACAGACCGTGCTGCGCGCGCTGGTCTCCGACCGGATGCAACCGGGCGTGGTCTACACCACGTTCCACTTCCCCGAATCGGGCGCGAACGTGATCACGACCGACAGCTCGGACTGGGCCACCAACTGCCCCGAGTACAAGGTGACGGCGGTGCAGGTGCTGCCCGTCACGCAGCCGTCGGAATGGCAGCGCCAGTATTCGCGGTTCAACGCCGAGCAGATCGACCTGCTGCGGCAGCGCGATGCGACGGCCGTGCCGGTCGGCTCGGGCAAGTGA
- a CDS encoding formate dehydrogenase beta subunit: protein MSQPVVRIHVPRDSAALAVGAEALARAIAAEAAARGIAIDLVRNGSRGLLWLEPLVEIATPAGRVGYANLSAADVGALFDAGWLEGGEHPSRVGLVDELPWLKRQQRLTFARIGITDPLSIDDYLSHGGLDGLKRALTLDGAAACEELIESGLRGRGGAAFPAGIKWRTVRQARAAQKYVVCNADEGDSGTFSDRLIMESDPYCLIEGMIIAGVVTGATRGHIYVRSEYPHAIAALDEAIARARAAGWLGESVLGSGPAFELEVAKGAGAYVCGEETALLESLEGKRGVVRAKPPLPALEGLHGQPTVINNVITLATAPIIFARGAAFYRDYGMGRSRGTLPFQLAGNIRQGGLVELAFGVTLRELLFEFGGGTASGRPARAAQVGGPLGTYLPESQWDIPLDYEAYAAVGAVVGHGGIVLHDDTSNLAELAEYAMQFCVLESCGKCTPCRIGSTRGVETIARIRGGDTSEKQVHLLRDLCDTMMAGSLCAMGGMTPYPVLSALDHFPEDFGLAGAPVASKAAA from the coding sequence ATGAGCCAGCCCGTCGTCCGCATTCATGTGCCGCGCGATTCCGCCGCGCTGGCGGTCGGCGCCGAGGCGCTGGCCCGCGCGATCGCGGCCGAGGCCGCCGCGCGCGGCATTGCCATCGATCTCGTGCGCAACGGCTCGCGCGGCCTGCTGTGGCTCGAACCGCTGGTCGAGATCGCCACGCCGGCCGGCCGCGTCGGTTACGCGAACCTGTCGGCCGCCGACGTCGGCGCGCTGTTCGACGCCGGCTGGCTCGAAGGCGGCGAGCACCCGTCGCGCGTCGGCCTCGTCGACGAGCTGCCCTGGCTCAAACGCCAGCAGCGCCTGACCTTCGCGCGAATCGGCATCACCGATCCGCTGTCGATCGACGATTATCTCTCGCACGGCGGCCTCGACGGCCTGAAACGCGCGCTCACGCTCGACGGCGCCGCGGCCTGCGAGGAACTGATCGAATCGGGCCTGCGCGGACGCGGCGGCGCCGCGTTCCCGGCCGGCATCAAGTGGCGCACGGTGCGCCAGGCGCGCGCCGCGCAGAAATACGTGGTCTGCAACGCCGACGAGGGCGATTCGGGCACGTTCTCGGACCGCCTGATCATGGAAAGCGATCCGTACTGCCTGATCGAAGGGATGATCATCGCCGGCGTGGTGACGGGCGCGACGCGCGGCCATATCTACGTGCGCAGCGAGTATCCGCACGCGATCGCGGCGCTCGACGAGGCGATCGCGCGGGCCCGCGCGGCCGGCTGGCTCGGCGAGAGCGTGCTCGGCTCGGGCCCCGCGTTCGAGCTCGAGGTCGCGAAAGGCGCCGGCGCCTACGTGTGCGGCGAGGAAACCGCGCTGCTCGAATCGCTCGAAGGCAAGCGCGGCGTGGTGCGCGCCAAGCCGCCGCTGCCGGCGCTCGAAGGCCTGCACGGCCAGCCGACCGTGATCAACAACGTGATCACGCTGGCCACCGCGCCGATCATCTTCGCGCGCGGCGCCGCGTTCTATCGCGACTACGGCATGGGCCGCTCGCGGGGCACGCTGCCGTTCCAGCTGGCCGGCAACATCCGCCAGGGCGGCCTTGTCGAGCTCGCGTTCGGCGTGACGCTGCGCGAACTGCTGTTCGAGTTCGGCGGCGGCACCGCGAGCGGCCGCCCGGCGCGCGCCGCGCAGGTGGGCGGCCCGCTCGGCACCTACCTGCCCGAGAGCCAGTGGGACATTCCGCTCGACTACGAAGCCTATGCGGCCGTCGGCGCGGTGGTCGGACACGGCGGCATCGTGCTGCACGACGACACCTCGAACCTGGCCGAACTCGCCGAATACGCGATGCAGTTCTGCGTCCTCGAATCGTGCGGCAAATGCACGCCGTGCCGGATCGGCTCGACGCGCGGCGTCGAGACCATCGCGCGCATCCGCGGCGGCGACACGTCCGAGAAGCAGGTCCACCTGCTGCGCGATCTGTGCGACACGATGATGGCCGGCTCGCTCTGCGCGATGGGCGGGATGACGCCGTACCCGGTGCTGTCCGCGCTCGATCATTTTCCGGAAGATTTCGGCCTCGCCGGCGCCCCCGTGGCGTCAAAAGCCGCGGCCTGA
- a CDS encoding NAD(P)H-dependent oxidoreductase subunit E: MSPSPVSADALVLRHARAGQSLVAILHAIQDEAGYVPEGCVPPLAKALNLSRAEVHGVLTYYHHFRTTPPARVTIQLCRAEACRSLGGEALVEHAQARTGCRIDAGHDGDVALESVYCLGFCAQSPSAMINGEPHARLNPARFDALLAAAVADTAADQKEPA; encoded by the coding sequence ATGTCCCCATCCCCCGTTTCAGCGGACGCGCTTGTCTTGCGACATGCGCGCGCCGGTCAATCGCTCGTGGCAATTCTGCACGCGATTCAGGATGAAGCCGGCTACGTGCCCGAGGGCTGCGTGCCGCCGCTTGCGAAAGCGCTGAACCTGTCGCGCGCCGAAGTGCATGGCGTGCTCACCTATTACCACCATTTCCGCACCACGCCGCCCGCGCGCGTGACGATCCAGCTGTGTCGCGCCGAGGCCTGCCGCAGCCTCGGCGGCGAGGCGCTGGTCGAGCACGCGCAGGCGCGCACCGGTTGCCGGATCGATGCCGGGCACGACGGCGACGTCGCGCTCGAATCGGTCTACTGCCTCGGCTTCTGCGCGCAGTCGCCGTCCGCGATGATCAACGGCGAGCCGCACGCACGCCTGAACCCGGCGCGCTTCGACGCGCTGCTCGCCGCGGCCGTCGCCGACACCGCCGCCGACCAGAAGGAGCCCGCATGA
- a CDS encoding substrate-binding domain-containing protein: MIRVECDAHLIVRDSEGRTASLSDVVPLLELVATTGSIAQAAEAKGLSYRHAWGLLRSLEACVGGVLIETARGKGTSLSELGAAVVGAQRLVGERLGGNLRALAAEVASELNRRLTQHPGALRIHASHGYAVAALVSSLVDGHAQVDIKYRESVEAVMALARGECDLAGFHLPHGAFRANCAQIYRPWLDDTRHVLIHLTRRKQGLFIPRGNPKGVVGLADLARDDVRFVNRQPGSGTRMLLDLALREIGVDPEAINGYASAELTHSAIAAFVASGMADLGFGVEPAAHHFGLAFIPVVDEDYYFACDRDRLGEAPLAGALALLREMPYRDTVARLDGYDPGACGTLLSVADGLSGGAS; encoded by the coding sequence ATGATTCGAGTCGAATGCGACGCACATCTGATCGTGCGCGACAGCGAAGGGCGCACGGCCAGCCTGTCGGACGTGGTGCCGCTGCTGGAACTGGTCGCGACGACGGGCAGTATCGCCCAGGCCGCCGAGGCCAAGGGTTTGTCCTATCGTCACGCCTGGGGCCTGCTGCGCTCGCTGGAAGCCTGCGTCGGCGGCGTGCTGATCGAGACCGCGCGCGGCAAGGGTACTTCGCTGTCCGAGTTGGGCGCGGCCGTGGTCGGCGCGCAGCGGCTGGTCGGCGAACGGCTGGGCGGCAACCTGCGGGCGCTGGCCGCCGAGGTCGCGAGCGAGCTGAACCGGCGCCTGACCCAGCATCCCGGCGCGCTGCGGATCCATGCCTCGCACGGCTACGCGGTCGCGGCGCTGGTGTCGTCGCTGGTCGACGGGCACGCGCAGGTGGACATCAAGTATCGCGAGAGCGTCGAAGCGGTGATGGCGCTCGCGCGCGGCGAGTGCGATCTGGCCGGCTTCCATCTGCCGCACGGGGCGTTCCGCGCGAACTGCGCGCAGATCTACCGGCCCTGGCTCGACGACACGCGCCACGTGCTGATCCACCTGACGCGGCGCAAGCAGGGCCTGTTCATTCCGCGCGGCAATCCGAAGGGCGTGGTGGGGCTTGCCGACCTGGCACGCGACGACGTGCGTTTCGTCAATCGCCAGCCCGGTTCGGGCACGCGGATGCTGCTCGATCTGGCCCTGCGCGAGATCGGTGTCGATCCCGAGGCGATCAACGGTTACGCCTCGGCCGAACTGACGCATTCCGCGATCGCGGCGTTCGTCGCGAGCGGGATGGCGGACCTCGGCTTCGGCGTCGAGCCGGCCGCGCATCATTTCGGGCTGGCGTTCATTCCGGTGGTCGACGAGGACTATTACTTCGCCTGCGACCGCGACCGGCTCGGCGAGGCGCCGCTGGCCGGCGCGCTCGCGCTGCTGCGAGAGATGCCGTATCGCGATACCGTCGCGCGGCTCGACGGCTATGATCCGGGCGCCTGCGGCACGCTGCTGTCGGTTGCCGACGGGCTGTCGGGGGGGGCCTCGTGA
- a CDS encoding LysR family transcriptional regulator gives MADQIRTPLDWQDVRVFVALARHGSLSAAARALSVSHATISRRIQSLEHTLGERLVERRPDGYVLTPAGTRALAGASEMETAAARLSRGGRDDNPRGLVRLNAPPSLVQHFLIARLATLAARHPSLDIDVASDFRAVSLDRREADIALRFGRPDDGDVIAKSVATPGYGFYATPQWAGRIAAGEAPVFVGFDEANAHLPEAVWLARHFPQARIAIRGGSQLAQAAAARAGAGVVLLLNFIGRGDAALVHCTLDHAPPPRELWLLTRREGRKDLPTRTVVDFLIRTFADEHDHLA, from the coding sequence ATGGCTGATCAAATTCGCACACCCCTCGACTGGCAGGACGTTCGCGTATTCGTTGCGCTGGCGCGACATGGCAGCCTGTCGGCGGCGGCCCGCGCGCTGTCGGTCTCGCACGCCACGATCTCGCGGCGGATCCAGTCGCTCGAACACACGCTCGGCGAGCGGCTGGTCGAGCGCCGCCCCGACGGCTACGTGCTGACGCCTGCCGGGACCCGTGCGCTGGCGGGCGCGAGCGAGATGGAAACGGCGGCCGCGCGGCTGAGCCGAGGCGGTCGCGACGACAACCCGCGCGGGCTGGTCCGGCTCAACGCACCGCCGAGCCTCGTGCAGCACTTCCTGATCGCGCGGCTCGCGACGCTCGCCGCGCGGCATCCGTCGCTCGACATCGACGTGGCGTCGGACTTCCGGGCGGTCAGCCTCGATCGCCGCGAAGCCGATATCGCGCTGCGCTTCGGGCGCCCCGACGACGGCGACGTGATCGCGAAATCGGTGGCGACGCCGGGCTACGGGTTCTACGCGACGCCGCAATGGGCCGGGCGGATCGCGGCAGGCGAGGCGCCCGTGTTTGTCGGCTTCGACGAGGCAAACGCGCATCTGCCCGAAGCGGTCTGGCTCGCGCGGCATTTCCCGCAGGCACGGATCGCCATCCGCGGCGGCAGCCAGCTCGCGCAGGCCGCTGCCGCGCGCGCTGGCGCCGGCGTCGTGCTGCTGCTGAACTTCATCGGCCGCGGCGACGCGGCGCTCGTGCATTGCACGCTCGATCACGCGCCGCCGCCTCGCGAACTGTGGCTGCTGACGCGGCGGGAGGGCCGCAAGGATCTACCGACGCGGACCGTCGTCGATTTTCTGATCCGCACCTTCGCCGACGAGCACGATCATCTGGCGTGA